One genomic region from Anopheles bellator chromosome 2, idAnoBellAS_SP24_06.2, whole genome shotgun sequence encodes:
- the LOC131209282 gene encoding probable small nuclear ribonucleoprotein G has protein sequence MSKAHPPELKKYMDKRLSLKLNGGRVVSGILRGFDPFMNVVVDESIEECKDGTRNNIGMVVIRGNSIIMVEALDRI, from the exons ATGTCGAAGGCACATCCCCCGGAGTTGAAAAA GTACATGGACAAGCGGCTTTCGTTGAAACTGAATGGCGGTCGTGTGGTTTCTGGCATTCTTCGTGGTTTCGATCCCTTCATGAACGTCGTGGTGGACGAATCGATTGAAGAGTGCAAAGACGGTACCCGCAACAACATCGGAATGGTG GTTATTCGGGGTAACAGTATCATCATGGTTGAGGCGCTGGACCGGATATAA
- the LOC131209868 gene encoding mitochondrial outer membrane protein SLC25A46, which produces MAGLDDYERYLEDEDELDNARFISTYKSTLDEPPYQFVNSERDLTLPLQKHKTVQPLYESPEDEISLRKYLGASVNLISLITENLLCHPFLVLRRQCQVHHAAKKYHIVPVTLIPVIVHLHQRQGVTTLWKGIGSVLLVRGMTLAVEDVISKFTPWPKEINTKTTLKQFGQHLLLKCISIATVVPFYSASLVETVQSDIASEKPGIFDVFREGASRLLSWSVPQRGRMLPVWALVGPSISLGLSKYVCQLFVRGVSTRIMCRRVTFYEERKGARTRDFAAQSQVIEVYSTMISLFATEMIFYPFETILHRLQLQGTRTIIDNLDSGYSVVPILTSYEGVVDCYRQTLATEGVGGLYKGFGAMILQFAAHVAVIKLGKWFITQISELMSSKPPAKVVEFYKLEGKTPVGSATMSRSISGISSLSDELS; this is translated from the exons ATGGCTGGACTGGACGATTACGAGCG GTATCTGGAAGATGAGGATGAGTTAGATAATGCTCGGTTCATATCAACCTACAAATCCACCCTGGATGAGCCGCCGTATCAGTTTGTCAACTCGGAACGAGATCTTACGCTCCCGCTTCAGAAGCACAAAACCGTTCAGCCACTGTACGAAAGCCCCGAGGATG AAATCTCCCTGCGGAAGTACCTCGGTGCGAGCGTTAACCTCATCAGTTTGATAACGGAGAACCTACTATGCCATCCATTCCTGGTGCTGCGTCGCCAGTGCCAGGTGCATCATGCGGCGAAAAAATACCACATAGTTCCGGTCACGCTGATTCCGGTGATTGTGCATCTTCACCAGCGGCAGGGCGTGACGACGCTATGGAAAGGCATCGGTAGCGTTCTTCTCGTGCGCGGCATGACGCTGGCCGTGGAAGATGTGATATCTAAGTTTACGCCCTGGCCAAA GGAAATCAACACTAAAACCACCCTCAAACAATTCGGGCAACATTTGTTGCTGAAATG CATAAGCATAGCTACGGTGGTGCCGTTTTACTCCGCGTCGTTAGTGGAAACGGTCCAGAGCGATATTGCCAGTGAGAAACCGGGTATTTTTGACGTGTTCCGCGAAGGAGCCAGTAGGTTGCTCTCCTGGAGTGTCCCGCAGAGAGGTCGAATGCTACCGGTTTGGGCACTGGTCGGGCCCAGTATATCGCTCGGGCTGTCCAAATATGTTTGCCA GTTGTTTGTGCGCGGTGTTTCGACGAGAATCATGTGCCGACGGGTTACATTCTACGAGGAACGGAAGGGCGCCCGCACTCGCGATTTCGCAGCCCAGAGTCAGGTGATCGAGGTTTACTCGACCATGATTTCGCTGTTCGCGACAGAGATGATTTTCTACCCGTTCGAAACCATCCTGCACCGCCTGCAGCTCCAAGGCACGCGCACGATCATCGACAACCTGGACTCGGGGTACTCGGTGGTGCCCATACTTACCAGTTACGAGGGTGTGGTTGACTGCTACCGGCAAACGCTGGCCACGGAGGGAGTTGGCGGTTTGTACAAGGGCTTCGGTGCGATGATTCTGCAGTTTGCCGCTCACGTGGCAGTGATCAAGCTGGGCAAATGGTTCATCACGCAGATTTCGGAGCTCATGTCCAGCAAACCTCCCGCCAAAGTGGTCGAGTTCTACAAGTTGGAGGGCAAAACCCCCGTGGGCTCGGCGACCATGTCGCGGAGTATCAGCGGCATCAGTTCGCTCAGTGATGAGTTGTCTTAG
- the LOC131209281 gene encoding zinc finger protein OZF-like, translating into MEITLDLNEICRTCMCVSDRTLSVFMKDLKFNIAFSVMITELSEMKFTANDGLSEKLCYSCAQLLRKAYGFQQMCNQSYNTLTSYVKHREPSEEVPIEVTPAEERLEVNLNEESVESQPQLNDETGNLVAPDWSPTYDDYENYLKNEEYLEDSYASDADKSGLADVDNHQTADEEQTLSCAIEIKSETLNEDVKLVDECSRGNDNEASVGNINNGESNLECKVCLRVLSSISHLKRHMKIHTQSKPFQCSECLRCFCRKDNLLAHIKLHSSERPCVCQFCSASFRRFENLKKHMYKHHKDRMGTNKLFPCTICDKILASAKNLNTHLEAHTQIKSFTCHHCAKEFTNRSAYTIHMRNHSLAEKKPFLCPKCGKCFRRKDYLQVHLRRHTGEKPFKCQYCDKAFPRATDLNIHVKYHKNEKVHTCVVCGKSFHRQYNLTVHSRLHTGEKPYQCPHCPKQFNQSYDLIVHIRRHTGERFKCDVCDSAFLHVSQLNQHLRDIHNRPIHLQTRRVTKIVHLTKQDGPQETSATSIETVDDGKT; encoded by the exons ATGGAAATAACTCTCGATTTAAATGAGATATGCCGAACCTGTATGTGCGTTTCCGACCGCACGCTATCCGTCTTCATGAAAGACTTGAAGTTTAATATCGCTTTTAGTGTTATGATTACCGAATTGAGCGAAATGAAG TTCACAGCTAATGACGGGCTATCGGAAAAGTTATGCTATTCCTGTGCACAGCTGCTTCGAAAGGCATATGGATTCCAACAGATGTGCAACCAATCGTACAACACGTTGACGTCGTACGTAAAACATCGGGAACCAAGCGAAGAGGTTCCCATTGAAGTCACTCCAGCAGAAGAAAGGCTGGAAGTCAACTTGAATGAAGAATCTGTAGAGAGCCAACCACAGCTAAACGACGAGACCGGCAATCTTGTGGCACCAGATTGGAGTCCAAC TTACGACGACTACGAAAATTATCTAAAAAATGAAGAGTATTTGGAGGATTCATATGCCTCAGATGCGGATAAAAGCGGTTTAGCGGACGTGGATAACCACCAAACAGCTGATGAAGAACAGACTCTTTCTTGCGCCATTGAGATTAAATCAGAGACTTTAAATGAGGATGTAAAGCTCGTTGACGAGTGCTCAAGGGGTAACGACAACGAGGCTTCTGttggaaacataaacaatggCGAGTCTAACTTGGAGTGTAAAGTTTGCCTACGTGTGCTCAGCTCAATAAGCCACCTGAAACGACACATGAAGATTCATACGCAGTCGAAACCCTTCCAGTGCTCTGAGTGTTTAAGGTGCTTTTGCAGAAAAGACAATTTATTGGCTCACATTAAGCTGCATTCTTCGGAACGTCCATGTGTCTGCCAGTTTTGTAGTGCGTCGTTCAGGAGATTCGAAAACTTGAAGAAACATATGTATAAGCATCACAAAGATCGGATGGGCACGAACAAATTGTTTCCTTGCACGATCTGCGATAAAATACTGGCGTCGGCAAAGAATCTTAACACGCATTTGGAAGCACATACGCAGATCAAGAGCTTTACGTGTCACCACTGCGCGAAGGAATTCACGAACCGATCCGCATACACAATACATATGCGGAACCACTCGTTAGCAGAAAAGAAACCTTTTCTTTGTCCAAAATGCGGTAAATGTTTTCGCCGGAAAGACTATCTTCAAGTGCACCTGCGGCGTCACACGGGCGAGAAACCGTTCAAGTGTCAGTACTGTGATAAAG CATTTCCTCGTGCGACtgatttaaatattcatgtaAAGTATCATAAAAACGAGAAGGTTCATACTTGCGTGGTTTGTGGTAAGAGTTTCCACCGACAATATAATTTGACGGTCCACTCGAGATTACACACCGGTGAAAAACCGTACCAATGTCCACACTGTCCGAAACAGTTCAACCAGAGCTACGATCTAATTGTACACATTCGGCGTCACACAGGCGAACGGTTTAAGTGTGATGTGTGCGATAGTGCATTTTTGCACGTATCCCAACTGAATCAACATCTGCGAGACATTCACAATCGTCCTATCCACCTACAAACGCGACGTGTGACAAAAATTGTGCATCTGACGAAGCAAGATGGACCGCAAGAAACGTCAGCAACTTCCATCGAAACTGTTGATGACGGCAAGACATAG